The Niallia alba genome includes a window with the following:
- a CDS encoding aldose epimerase family protein codes for MNYSQRSMGEVNGAKITEYTFTNNNGMSFSSMNYGCIITKIIVPDKEGNKENVVLGFETLEEYRQYPGPYLGAIVGRVAGRINRGQFELNGKEYRLNTNTPPNHLHGGNVGWSEVVFDSSIVEEEGAIGIRYTYHSPDGEEGYPGNFDFTVDYLLTNENEIVLTYHGKTDKETPVTVTNHSYFNLSGNNKRDITNHELIADVDRFLELDEGFIPTGKMVHTENTPFDFSEGKLLKAGIDNDFDQNTLVGNGYDHPLIFSEEGSHSAILRDKESGREMSLVTNQPALILYSGNQLEDKYDFNGVTGRKYLGVCLETQGFPDAINHPEFPSVVLKPEETYHAETKLKFRVTE; via the coding sequence ATGAATTATAGTCAAAGATCAATGGGAGAAGTAAACGGAGCAAAGATAACAGAATATACTTTTACGAATAACAATGGAATGAGTTTCTCTAGTATGAATTATGGCTGCATTATCACGAAAATTATAGTTCCAGATAAGGAAGGAAACAAGGAAAATGTTGTGCTTGGCTTTGAAACATTAGAGGAGTATAGACAGTATCCAGGTCCTTATTTAGGGGCGATTGTTGGGCGCGTTGCAGGAAGAATTAATCGTGGTCAATTCGAACTTAATGGAAAAGAGTATCGATTAAATACAAATACTCCTCCTAATCACTTACATGGGGGAAATGTTGGTTGGAGTGAAGTAGTCTTTGATTCTTCTATTGTAGAAGAGGAAGGGGCAATTGGAATTCGCTATACATATCATAGTCCAGATGGAGAAGAAGGTTATCCAGGTAATTTTGACTTTACTGTAGATTATTTACTGACTAATGAGAATGAAATAGTCCTAACATACCACGGAAAAACAGACAAAGAAACACCTGTAACAGTGACCAATCATTCCTATTTTAATTTAAGTGGGAATAATAAAAGAGATATAACTAATCATGAACTAATTGCTGATGTTGATCGTTTCTTAGAACTAGATGAAGGATTTATTCCAACAGGAAAAATGGTACATACAGAAAATACACCATTTGATTTTTCGGAAGGAAAGCTGTTGAAAGCAGGAATTGATAATGATTTTGACCAAAATACTTTAGTAGGTAATGGATATGACCATCCCCTTATTTTCTCTGAAGAAGGATCCCATTCTGCTATTTTAAGAGATAAAGAGAGTGGAAGAGAAATGTCTTTAGTAACGAATCAGCCTGCACTCATTCTTTATTCAGGTAACCAATTAGAAGATAAATATGATTTTAATGGCGTAACGGGAAGAAAATACTTAGGAGTATGTTTAGAAACACAAGGATTTCCCGACGCAATTAACCATCCTGAATTTCCATCCGTTGTTTTAAAACCTGAAGAAACATATCATGCTGAAACGAAATTGAAATTTCGAGTAACAGAATAA
- a CDS encoding glycoside hydrolase family 13 protein, which yields MEKKWWQTSVVYQIYPRSFQDSNGDGIGDLRGIINRLDYLQKLGIDVIWLSPVYKSPNDDNGYDISDYEDIMDEFGTMADMDELIATANEKGIKIVMDLVVNHTSDEHKWFIEAKKGKDNPYRDYYIWRDPVNGEAPNELKSTFSGSAWEFDEDSGQYFLHLFSKRQPDLNWENEKVREEVWNMMNYWLEKGIGGFRMDVIDLVGKQPDLGITGNGPKLHDYLQEMNEKSFGNYDVLTVGETWGATPEIAKLYSNPARNELSMVFQFEHIGLDEQEGKQKWDLKPLEIKQLKSILAKWQTSLGNEGWNSLFWNNHDLPRIVSRWGNDKEYRVESAKMFAILLHLMKGTPYIYQGEEIGMTNCPISDISEVNDIESINMYYERIEQGYTKEEILHSINVKGRDNARTPIQWDDTENGGFTTGTPWLHVNPNYLDINVKNNLENANSVFYCYQSLIQLRKDNPIVVWGDFELIEDTEEEIFAYTRKFEGKTWVVVANFSDQEKMLHLPEFNECDEVIISNYHRESVDFGNVHLKPYEAFVVSI from the coding sequence ATGGAAAAGAAATGGTGGCAAACGTCAGTCGTATATCAAATATATCCAAGAAGCTTTCAAGACAGTAATGGAGATGGAATTGGAGATTTAAGAGGAATCATCAATCGTCTTGATTATTTGCAAAAACTAGGAATCGATGTTATTTGGCTAAGCCCTGTATACAAATCGCCTAATGACGATAATGGCTATGATATTAGTGATTATGAAGATATTATGGATGAATTTGGTACGATGGCAGATATGGATGAATTAATTGCAACTGCGAATGAAAAAGGAATTAAAATTGTTATGGATTTAGTCGTAAACCACACGTCAGATGAGCATAAATGGTTTATTGAAGCCAAAAAAGGAAAAGACAATCCATACCGAGATTACTATATTTGGCGTGATCCGGTAAATGGTGAAGCACCAAATGAGCTAAAATCTACTTTTAGCGGTTCTGCTTGGGAATTTGATGAAGATAGCGGACAATATTTCTTGCATTTATTCAGTAAAAGACAGCCGGATTTAAATTGGGAAAATGAAAAAGTGCGGGAAGAAGTTTGGAATATGATGAACTATTGGCTAGAAAAGGGAATCGGTGGCTTCCGCATGGATGTGATTGATTTAGTAGGAAAACAACCAGATCTTGGTATTACTGGAAATGGACCAAAGCTACATGATTATCTTCAAGAAATGAATGAAAAATCGTTTGGTAATTATGATGTTTTAACAGTAGGAGAAACTTGGGGAGCAACTCCTGAAATCGCTAAATTATATTCGAATCCAGCAAGAAATGAGCTTTCCATGGTCTTTCAATTTGAACATATTGGATTAGACGAGCAAGAGGGGAAACAAAAATGGGATTTAAAGCCATTAGAAATAAAGCAATTAAAATCCATACTAGCAAAATGGCAAACTTCTCTTGGGAATGAAGGTTGGAATAGTTTGTTTTGGAATAATCATGATTTACCAAGAATCGTATCTCGTTGGGGAAATGATAAAGAGTATCGGGTGGAAAGTGCAAAGATGTTTGCCATCCTTTTACATTTAATGAAAGGAACTCCATATATTTATCAAGGGGAAGAGATTGGGATGACTAATTGCCCAATTTCGGATATTAGTGAAGTGAATGATATAGAGAGTATTAATATGTACTATGAGCGAATAGAGCAAGGGTATACGAAAGAGGAAATCCTTCATTCGATTAATGTAAAAGGTAGAGACAATGCAAGAACACCTATTCAATGGGATGATACGGAGAATGGAGGGTTTACTACCGGGACACCGTGGCTGCATGTTAATCCGAATTATTTGGATATTAATGTTAAGAATAATTTAGAAAATGCTAATTCCGTCTTCTATTGTTATCAATCTTTAATTCAATTGAGAAAAGATAATCCAATCGTAGTATGGGGAGATTTTGAGCTAATCGAAGATACGGAAGAAGAGATTTTTGCTTATACACGAAAGTTTGAAGGAAAAACTTGGGTAGTAGTGGCCAACTTTAGTGACCAAGAAAAAATGCTGCATTTACCAGAATTTAACGAGTGTGATGAGGTGATTATTAGTAATTATCATCGTGAAAGTGTGGATTTTGGAAATGTGCATTTAAAGCCATATGAAGCTTTTGTTGTAAGCATTTGA